The Candidatus Kryptoniota bacterium DNA segment GAGTTTTCCAGACAACTCGCAATAACCGATCTCCTCAACAGGAAGGTCTACGGATCTCCCGTTGAATTCACACAGGAGGAGATCTCAACTTTCTATACCCAACACCGCATTGAATTTAAGGCCGCTGAGGATCTTGCTCAGGTAAACCTCGCGGGATTCGACAAAAGGAGTTATGCGGTGTCGTTCAGAAATTCCCTGGTGTCGGGTGCACAGTGGAGCTCCGTGTTCAGCGAGATCCCGCAGTACGCAATCTTGAGTGAAAGAGATTCGGTCTTCATTACTTCTTCTAGCGTAAGCCCGGCGATCTGGAATGTCGTGCAGTCACTTGAAAACGGGAGGATCTCTTTTCCGATTCAGGTCGATTCATTAAGCTGCATTGTTCAGGTCATCCAGAAGATCGAACCGGGAACTCCACTGCCGCTCGAGTATGTCACCCAGCTCATAAAGGAACGGCTGACAGTATTCAAACGGCGGCAAATGACTCAGGACTTGATAAATTCCCTGAGATCATCGGGAAATTATCAGATAGATCCAAGTGTTGCTATTAAAGACACCAGCGCCGAGGAGTGAACAGCTTGAAAAGATTTCTTGAGGTTGTCTTTGCAGCAGCCGCTCTCACTGGAGTAGTGCGTGCACAGGACAAGCCGGTCCTTGACAGGATCGTCGCGGTCGTAGGTAACGAAGTCATTCTGAAATCCGAACTCGATTACCAGGTCCAGCTCGCAGCGTATCAGAGCAGACTCAATCCGTCCGATCCTTCCTTGAGAACGAGAGTACTTGAGGCAATGATAGACGATAAGTTGATTCTCGCGCAGGCGATTCTTGACAGCGTCTCCGTCACGGATGATGAAGTGAACAAGCAGCTCAACTCGAGAATTCAGAACCTCGTGAGGCAGCTCGGGAGCGAGTCGGCACTCGAACAGCAATACGGTATGTCGATAAACAAGATACGCAACGAATACAGATCCGAGATGCGGAAACAGCTTATCATCCAGAAGCTGAAGGAGCAGAAATTCGGCGACCTCAAAGTCTCCGCGCTGGACGTGAAAAACTTCTACGAAACGTACAAGGACAGCCTGGCGACAGTCCCGGATCAGCTTACGCTCAG contains these protein-coding regions:
- a CDS encoding peptidylprolyl isomerase; its protein translation is MNKTRIRLLFVVVIFAAGCSKQKQNGRLLATAGGVDLYMGDVAAHVDTNSAYAVRNYVSKWVDEQLLYNEAASEGLDNSSDFKERVGEFSRQLAITDLLNRKVYGSPVEFTQEEISTFYTQHRIEFKAAEDLAQVNLAGFDKRSYAVSFRNSLVSGAQWSSVFSEIPQYAILSERDSVFITSSSVSPAIWNVVQSLENGRISFPIQVDSLSCIVQVIQKIEPGTPLPLEYVTQLIKERLTVFKRRQMTQDLINSLRSSGNYQIDPSVAIKDTSAEE